One Fibrobacter sp. UWP2 genomic region harbors:
- a CDS encoding lipopolysaccharide assembly protein LapB: MATSTVVARKAAYLFLTLCVGALIAFGAFRLYEEFGPAKISVEAIPFGLPAGSSVQRGDAPDLDAGVVKLPVQTQAELRRAVELARGGNAQAAYEIFDAIVLVYPDVPMAMWGEVNTLFEIPDLDDLQRERLALLVGKLQGLFPNSGLSVYLDSRKAYLSGNSSSALEMARIASEKAPVLYETRLWYAKLLFANSRLAQASAECRTAVSLSAGSDPRAYELLAQLYHDQGVIDSCTALVEYALSQYPADAELLLLQGFLMEYQGRFDAAEKIYRRILAFRPDFEKANAAVASLGEKSPPGPGTGVALSPRDRAQVACEILEPLVEKYPENMPLREALGLAYMKGRDFERARTQFREIAARDPDYPDIQQRIQEASVTKPVPVAKNNGLADDLNRAVDSLRVAMGPATKHDFTTMLGHYLVRYGATPGEFFKSYAVGNFRPVKTNVWQESFYVDPYKHTYTVVFDSLNHFREVHVSVFDSSSGSHHLGVAPEIFTRLLKQNSRISGIGNSTGETDCGDGNVIDAAVWETQDNFEILARFVGKPAEVRMVRFDKEALPAGLKLCDYIPYLNEY, encoded by the coding sequence ATGGCTACCTCTACGGTCGTGGCGCGCAAGGCTGCCTACCTGTTCTTGACACTCTGTGTGGGAGCGCTCATCGCTTTTGGCGCATTCCGCCTTTACGAGGAATTTGGTCCGGCCAAGATTTCGGTGGAGGCTATTCCCTTTGGACTCCCGGCGGGGAGCTCCGTGCAGCGCGGCGATGCCCCCGACCTGGATGCCGGTGTGGTGAAACTCCCGGTACAAACGCAGGCTGAACTGCGACGGGCGGTAGAACTTGCCCGTGGTGGCAACGCCCAGGCCGCCTACGAGATTTTTGACGCCATTGTGCTGGTTTACCCCGATGTTCCCATGGCCATGTGGGGCGAGGTGAATACTTTGTTCGAAATTCCCGACCTCGACGATTTGCAGCGCGAACGCCTCGCGCTCTTGGTGGGCAAGCTCCAAGGGTTGTTCCCCAATTCCGGGCTCTCGGTTTACCTTGACAGCCGCAAGGCTTACCTCTCGGGCAATTCCTCGTCGGCTTTAGAAATGGCGCGCATCGCGAGCGAAAAGGCTCCCGTCCTTTACGAGACGCGCCTCTGGTATGCAAAGCTCCTTTTTGCCAATTCCCGCTTGGCGCAGGCCTCGGCGGAGTGCCGCACGGCGGTGAGCCTCTCGGCGGGTTCCGACCCGCGGGCTTACGAACTGCTGGCGCAGCTGTACCACGACCAGGGCGTCATCGATAGCTGCACGGCTCTTGTAGAATACGCGCTCTCGCAGTACCCGGCCGATGCCGAACTGCTTTTGCTGCAGGGCTTCCTCATGGAGTACCAGGGTCGCTTTGACGCCGCCGAAAAAATCTACCGTCGTATTTTGGCGTTCCGCCCCGATTTTGAAAAGGCGAATGCTGCTGTGGCGTCGCTGGGCGAAAAGTCGCCTCCGGGTCCGGGCACCGGGGTGGCGTTATCCCCGCGGGACCGAGCCCAGGTGGCTTGCGAAATTTTGGAACCGCTGGTCGAAAAATACCCCGAGAACATGCCGCTTCGCGAAGCCCTTGGGCTTGCCTACATGAAGGGCCGTGATTTTGAACGCGCCCGCACGCAGTTCCGCGAAATCGCCGCCCGCGATCCCGACTATCCCGATATTCAGCAGCGCATTCAAGAGGCGAGCGTCACCAAGCCTGTCCCTGTTGCCAAGAACAACGGCCTGGCCGACGACCTGAACCGCGCGGTCGACAGCCTCCGCGTTGCCATGGGTCCTGCGACCAAGCACGACTTTACCACCATGCTCGGGCATTACCTTGTTCGTTATGGTGCGACCCCGGGCGAATTTTTCAAGAGCTATGCCGTGGGCAACTTCCGCCCGGTCAAAACAAACGTTTGGCAAGAATCCTTCTACGTCGACCCGTACAAGCACACCTACACGGTCGTGTTCGATTCGCTCAATCACTTCCGCGAGGTACACGTGTCGGTTTTTGATTCGTCCTCGGGTTCGCACCACCTGGGAGTTGCCCCCGAAATCTTTACGCGCCTGCTCAAGCAGAACTCCCGCATTTCGGGCATTGGCAACAGCACGGGCGAAACCGACTGTGGCGACGGCAACGTGATTGACGCCGCCGTCTGGGAAACTCAGGACAATTTCGAGATCCTGGCGCGTTTTGTGGGCAAGCCCGCCGAAGTCCGCATGGTCCGCTTCGACAAGGAAGCGCTCCCTGCAGGCCTCAAACTTTGCGATTATATCCCCTACTTGAACGAGTACTAG
- a CDS encoding tetratricopeptide repeat protein → MFRARYMVYALLVLAAFLFEGCTCCAYLNHMFNAERLYDEAGELRTARLDSVPDETASTPSSEERMKYDKVIEKGSRVLERFPKNKKRTAEAVFLIGESFRHKGEWAKAITKYDEYERYFADYDSMRAVEYQRAYCLYRNLEYNISRFALEPVISDKSHPYYFQGLNLLSLLDEQGEFPDQAIAALEAVLADTSGTPFMRGKAHFRLAGLYYKKENWDKSREHYTAEEIKLLNVRERQTAAEQAAECLVNRKEYLKAADEYKALFKNEEFEKQHPEYLVRIGEITMMAGRVADAFIVFQKVNSDYPRSTVASRSYFNLGDYEQTKTMNYEQAVIYYDSSFISRSISEYGRMSRERREALKQLLAMRSANDADLKKDSIPNLNSFFSNEFRIAELFLFKLSEVDSAIKRLDEVIDKSGDSVKVLRATYARAFIYDEFKGDEDKAEELYKEVIEKYPNTEYAKQAQINLGMRVTVQTPEDKAKERYMQAESLWTIAAETPLDQMEQVDSAYATAFAAFDSLYQEYPETEAGAQALYMKAVYFQMNPELLDSAKAAYKVLQQKYWNTPWGKQASVVLNNRRSNTDQELERLRKRVQQSQEHIDKLSAQYYESLSKKPEEKKAEVKSKEDEVLENTYNSMYDFE, encoded by the coding sequence ATGTTCCGCGCCCGCTACATGGTGTATGCCTTGCTCGTTTTAGCCGCCTTCCTGTTCGAGGGCTGCACTTGCTGTGCGTACCTGAACCACATGTTCAATGCCGAGCGCCTTTACGACGAGGCGGGCGAACTCCGTACCGCCAGGCTCGATAGCGTTCCCGACGAAACCGCCTCGACCCCGAGCAGCGAAGAGCGGATGAAGTACGACAAGGTGATCGAGAAGGGAAGCCGCGTTCTGGAACGCTTCCCCAAAAACAAAAAGCGCACCGCCGAGGCCGTGTTCCTCATTGGCGAATCGTTCCGCCACAAGGGCGAGTGGGCGAAGGCCATTACCAAGTACGACGAATACGAACGTTACTTTGCCGACTACGACTCCATGCGGGCGGTCGAGTACCAGCGCGCCTACTGCCTTTACCGCAACCTCGAATACAATATCAGCCGTTTTGCGTTGGAACCTGTCATTTCGGACAAGTCGCACCCGTATTACTTCCAGGGCTTGAACCTGCTTTCGCTTTTGGACGAACAGGGCGAATTCCCGGACCAGGCCATTGCCGCCTTGGAGGCCGTGCTGGCCGATACCTCGGGCACTCCGTTTATGCGCGGCAAGGCGCATTTCCGCTTGGCGGGCCTCTATTATAAAAAGGAGAACTGGGACAAGTCCAGGGAGCATTACACCGCCGAAGAAATCAAGCTGTTGAATGTGCGCGAACGCCAGACCGCAGCCGAGCAGGCCGCCGAGTGCCTGGTGAACCGCAAGGAATATTTGAAGGCCGCCGACGAGTACAAGGCGCTCTTTAAAAACGAAGAGTTTGAAAAACAACATCCCGAGTACCTGGTACGCATAGGTGAAATCACTATGATGGCGGGACGCGTTGCCGACGCGTTCATCGTGTTCCAAAAGGTGAATTCCGACTACCCGCGCTCGACGGTGGCGAGCCGCAGTTACTTTAACCTGGGTGACTACGAACAGACCAAGACCATGAACTACGAGCAGGCGGTCATCTATTACGACAGCAGCTTTATTTCGCGCTCCATCAGCGAATACGGCCGCATGAGCCGCGAACGCCGCGAAGCCTTAAAGCAGTTGCTCGCCATGCGCAGCGCGAACGACGCCGACCTCAAAAAAGATTCCATCCCCAACCTCAACAGCTTCTTTAGCAACGAATTCCGCATTGCCGAACTCTTCTTGTTCAAACTTTCGGAAGTCGACAGTGCCATCAAGCGCCTGGACGAGGTCATCGACAAATCTGGCGATTCTGTGAAGGTGCTGCGGGCCACCTATGCGCGCGCCTTTATTTACGACGAGTTCAAGGGCGACGAGGACAAGGCCGAGGAACTGTACAAAGAGGTTATCGAGAAGTACCCCAATACCGAGTACGCCAAGCAGGCTCAAATCAACTTGGGCATGCGCGTGACCGTCCAGACGCCCGAAGACAAGGCGAAGGAACGCTACATGCAGGCCGAGAGCCTTTGGACTATTGCCGCCGAGACGCCGCTCGATCAAATGGAGCAGGTGGACTCTGCGTATGCGACCGCCTTTGCCGCCTTTGACAGCCTGTACCAGGAATACCCCGAGACCGAGGCGGGGGCGCAGGCGCTTTACATGAAGGCCGTCTATTTCCAAATGAATCCCGAATTGCTGGATAGCGCGAAGGCCGCCTACAAGGTGTTGCAGCAAAAGTACTGGAATACCCCGTGGGGCAAGCAGGCTTCGGTGGTTTTGAACAACCGGCGCAGCAATACCGACCAAGAATTGGAACGCCTACGCAAACGCGTCCAGCAGAGCCAGGAACACATCGACAAGCTCTCGGCGCAGTACTACGAGTCGTTGAGCAAGAAGCCCGAAGAAAAGAAGGCCGAAGTCAAGAGCAAGGAGGACGAAGTCCTCGAGAATACGTACAACAGCATGTATGACTTCGAGTAA